The following are from one region of the Theropithecus gelada isolate Dixy chromosome 6, Tgel_1.0, whole genome shotgun sequence genome:
- the RIOK2 gene encoding serine/threonine-protein kinase RIO2, which produces MGKVNVAKLRYMSRDDFRVLTAVEMGMKNHEIVPSSLIASIASLKHGGCNKILRELVKHKLIAWERTKTVQGYRLTNAGYDYLALKTLSSRQVVESVGNQMGVGKESDIYIVANEEGQQFALKLHRLGRTSFRNLKNKRDYHKHRHNVSWLYLSRLSAMKEFAYMKALYERKFPVPKPIDYNRHAVVMELINGYPLCQIHHVEDPASVYDEAMELIVKLANHGLIHGDFNEFNLILDEKDHITMIDFPQMVSTSHPNAEWYFDRDVKCIRDFFMKRFSYESELFPTFRDIRREDTLDVEVSASGYTKEMQADDELLHPLGPDDKNIETEERSEFSFSDGEVAEKAEVYRSENESEQNSLEESEGCYCRSSGDPEQIKEDSLSKESADARCFEMTEFNQALEEIKGQVVENNSVTEFSEEKNRTENYNGQDGQRVQGGVPAGSEEYEDECPHLIALSSLNREFRPFRDEENMGAMNQYRTRTLSITSSGSVVSCSTIPPELVKQKVKRQLTKQQKSAVRRRLQKGEANIFTKQRRENMQNIKSSMEAASFWGE; this is translated from the exons ATGGGGAAGGTGAATGTGGCCAAGTTGCGTTACATGAGCCGAGATGACTTCAGGGTCTTGACCGCG GTTGAAATGGGCATGAAGAACCATGAAATTGTTCCCAGCAGTTTGATTGCTTCTATAGCCAGCCTTAAACATGGTGGctgtaataaaattttaagagaatTAGTGAAACATAAACTCATAGCTTGGGAGCGTACCAAAA CTGTCCAGGGCTATCGGTTGACAAATGCAGGATATGATTACCTAGCTTTGAAAACACTTTCTTCTAGGCAAGTAGTTGAGTCTGTTGGAAACCAGATGGGTGTTGGCAAAGAATCAG ATATTTACATTGTTGCAAATGAGGAAGGACAACAATTTGCATTAAAGCTTCACAGACTAGGAAGAACCTCGTTTcgaaatttgaaaaacaaacgTGATTATCATAAACATAGGCATAATGTGTCTTGGCTTTATTTATCGCGTCTCTCTGCCATGAAGGAATTTGCCTATATGaag GCATTGTATGAGAGGAAATTTCCAGTTCCAAAGCCAATTGATTACAATCGTCATGCAGTTGTCATGGAACTCATAAATGGTTATCCACT ATGTCAGATACACCATGTTGAAGATCCTGCATCAGTATATGATGAAGCTATGGAACTAATTGTCAAACTTGCAAATCATGGGCTGATTCATGgagattttaatgaatttaatctCATTTTGGATGAAAAGGACCATATCACCATGATTGATTTTCCACAGATGGTTTCAACTTCTCATCCCAATGCTGAGTG GTATTTTGACAGAGATGTTAAATGCATTAGAGATTTCTTCATGAAACGTTTCAGCTACGAAAGTGAGCTTTTTCCAACCTTTAGGGATATCAG gaggGAAGACACTCTTGATGTGGAGGTTTCTGCCAGTGGCTACACGAAGGAAATGCAGGCAGATGATGAACTGCTTCATCCATTAGGTCCAgatgataaaaatattgaaacagaAGAGAGATCTGAATTCTCATTTTCAGATGGAGAAGTGGCAGAAAAAGCAGAGGTTTATAGgtcagaaaatgaaagtgaacaGAACTCTCTAGAAGAATCAGAGGGCTGCTATTGCAGATCATCTGGAGACCCTGAACAAATAAAGGAAGACAGTTTATCAAAAGAGAGTGCTGATGCACGGTGTTTTGAAATGACTGAATTCAATCAagctttagaagaaataaaagggcAGGTTGTTGAAAACAACTCTGTAACtgaattttctgaggagaaaaacAGAACTGAAAATTACAACGGGCAAGATGGTCAGAGAGTTCAAGGAGGAGTCCCTGCTGGCTCTGAGGAGTATGAAGATGAATGCCCTCATCTAATTGCCTTGTCATCATTAAATAGAGAATTCAGGCCTTTCAG agatgaagaaaatatgggaGCTATGAATCAGTATAGAACAAGAACTCTGAGTATCACTTCTTCAGGCAGTGTTGTAAGCTGTTCAACAATTCCTCCG GAACTGGTGAAACAGAAGGTGAAACGTCAGTTGACAAAACAGCAAAAATCAGCTGTCAGACGTCGATTGCAGAAAGGAGAAGCAAATATATTTACCAAGCAACGTAGGGAAAACATGCAAAATATCAAATCAAGTATGGAAGCAGCTAGCTTTTGGGGAGAATAA